Proteins encoded within one genomic window of Candidatus Limnocylindria bacterium:
- the ispE gene encoding 4-(cytidine 5'-diphospho)-2-C-methyl-D-erythritol kinase produces MTRAVTLLAPAKINLALAVTGKRADGYHDLRSVFATIDLADRVRVAPSRSLEVRIAPNVGAPRGDDLASRAVRAMAQATGHDAAAFVQIRKRVPVAAGLGGGSSDAGAVIRALAAIWHCDDLDLVAVAATVGSDVPFFVSGARVALVSGRGERVDPLPDPQPMHVVVVRSRARLSTGDVFAALRSEDRGGTASVDAVNAAFAQRAVTAPLLREHARNDLLAPAERLCPEIAQARHRAARQGIPLSLSGSGPTLFAVADDRRDALRIARILRRVGLAAHAHTMAG; encoded by the coding sequence GTGACGCGCGCCGTCACGCTCCTCGCTCCGGCGAAGATCAACCTCGCGCTCGCGGTCACCGGCAAGCGAGCGGACGGCTACCACGACCTGCGGAGCGTGTTCGCGACGATCGATCTCGCCGATCGCGTGCGCGTCGCGCCGAGCCGCAGTCTCGAGGTGCGCATCGCCCCGAACGTCGGCGCGCCGCGCGGCGACGATCTCGCGAGCCGCGCGGTACGCGCGATGGCCCAAGCGACGGGTCACGACGCCGCGGCGTTCGTGCAGATCCGCAAGCGCGTGCCGGTCGCCGCGGGCCTGGGTGGGGGATCGAGCGACGCGGGCGCGGTGATCCGCGCGCTCGCGGCGATCTGGCACTGTGACGATCTCGATCTCGTCGCGGTCGCGGCGACCGTGGGATCGGATGTGCCGTTCTTCGTGAGCGGCGCGCGCGTTGCCCTGGTCTCCGGGCGAGGCGAGCGCGTCGATCCGCTTCCCGATCCGCAGCCCATGCACGTCGTCGTCGTGCGGTCGCGCGCACGCCTATCGACGGGCGATGTCTTCGCGGCGCTGCGGAGCGAGGATCGTGGCGGGACGGCGTCGGTCGATGCCGTGAACGCCGCGTTCGCACAGCGCGCCGTCACGGCACCGCTCCTTCGCGAGCACGCACGCAACGATCTGCTTGCACCGGCGGAGCGGCTCTGCCCCGAGATCGCCCAGGCGCGCCACCGCGCCGCGCGGCAGGGCATCCCGCTCTCGCTCAGCGGTAGCGGACCGACGCTTTTCGCGGTCGCGGATGACCGTCGCGACGCCCTGCGGATCGCGCGGATCCTTCGCCGGGTCGGTCTTGCGGCACACGCGCACACGATGGCTGGCTAA
- a CDS encoding G5 domain-containing protein, translated as MAELRRVASLALISLTAFGAALALASIAAGAPGVTRASDFARVAPVSRSLPRDVPPPAPAMLRIVAPSVPLTLVDAQGITPLRAPRAATVAEALAVNGIELGPQDRVDSARDAIVAAGDVIHLVRIADYDTVVRETLAFPVQILQDADLAAGRVVVVTAGITGLADNTYRVHVVDGAEAGRALISSFEVVTPVTEVRRVGTKPAPAPADIESVIRAAAATWGADPNQLLRVAWCESHYNPYAVNSRSGAAGLFQFMPATWAANSVRAGYGGASVFDPVASANVAAYMFAHGQAAQWTCK; from the coding sequence TTGGCTGAGCTGCGGCGCGTCGCGTCGCTCGCCCTGATCTCGCTCACCGCGTTCGGCGCGGCGCTGGCGCTGGCATCGATCGCCGCGGGCGCGCCGGGCGTCACGCGTGCGAGCGACTTCGCTCGTGTCGCTCCGGTATCACGCTCGCTGCCACGCGACGTTCCGCCGCCCGCGCCGGCGATGCTGCGCATCGTCGCGCCGAGCGTCCCGCTGACCCTCGTGGATGCCCAGGGCATCACGCCGCTGCGCGCGCCGCGGGCCGCCACCGTGGCCGAAGCGCTTGCCGTGAACGGCATCGAGCTGGGGCCCCAGGACCGCGTCGACAGCGCTCGGGACGCCATCGTCGCGGCCGGCGATGTCATCCATCTCGTCCGGATCGCCGACTACGACACCGTGGTTCGGGAGACGCTCGCGTTCCCCGTCCAGATCCTCCAAGACGCAGATCTTGCGGCGGGCCGCGTCGTGGTCGTCACCGCGGGCATCACCGGGCTGGCCGACAACACCTACCGCGTGCATGTCGTCGACGGCGCGGAAGCCGGGCGCGCCCTGATAAGCAGCTTCGAGGTCGTCACGCCGGTGACCGAGGTCCGGCGGGTCGGGACGAAGCCGGCCCCGGCGCCAGCCGACATCGAGTCCGTCATCCGAGCTGCGGCCGCAACATGGGGTGCCGACCCGAACCAGCTGCTTCGCGTCGCGTGGTGCGAGAGCCACTACAACCCGTACGCGGTGAACTCGCGCTCGGGGGCCGCGGGTCTCTTCCAGTTCATGCCCGCGACCTGGGCCGCGAACAGCGTGCGTGCCGGTTACGGCGGCGCGAGCGTCTTCGATCCCGTGGCCAGCGCGAACGTGGCGGCGTACATGTTCGCCCACGGCCAAGCGGCCCAGTGGACGTGCAAATAG
- the rsmA gene encoding 16S rRNA (adenine(1518)-N(6)/adenine(1519)-N(6))-dimethyltransferase RsmA, whose translation MDVVDPRELRSILRRHGVRAATSLGQRFLVDRRVLQAILEAAELSPADDVLEVGPGPGVLTAQLADRARSVTAVEIDERMVAVLRDTLAGRDNVRIVRADALAVDLFAAGERRPTRIVANVPYQITTPLLERFIGDDRRPPLVVVLVQEEVARRMVATASAGKERGYLSVFVQSFADAKIVRRVPPSAFRPAPKVSSAVVALRTRPRPAFAPLQRTAFLRFVSDVFRHRRKQLRGALGHEAGVAPDRAAVALRECGIEPRRRAEELTLEEWTALARSLGVPTGPS comes from the coding sequence GTGGACGTCGTCGATCCGCGAGAGCTGAGGAGCATCCTGCGGCGGCACGGCGTCCGCGCCGCGACCTCACTCGGCCAGCGGTTTCTCGTCGATCGCCGCGTCCTGCAGGCCATCCTCGAGGCCGCCGAGCTGTCGCCCGCGGACGACGTCCTGGAGGTCGGTCCGGGGCCCGGCGTGCTCACCGCGCAGCTCGCCGACCGGGCTCGCTCGGTCACCGCGGTCGAGATCGACGAGCGGATGGTCGCGGTCCTCCGCGACACGCTGGCGGGCCGCGACAACGTGCGGATCGTCCGCGCAGACGCGCTGGCGGTGGATCTCTTCGCCGCCGGCGAGCGTCGGCCGACACGCATCGTCGCGAACGTCCCGTACCAGATCACGACCCCGCTCCTCGAGCGCTTCATCGGCGACGACCGGCGTCCGCCCCTCGTCGTGGTGCTGGTCCAGGAGGAGGTCGCGCGCCGCATGGTGGCGACGGCATCCGCGGGGAAGGAGCGCGGCTACCTGTCGGTGTTCGTGCAGTCGTTCGCCGACGCGAAGATCGTGCGCCGCGTACCGCCGAGCGCATTCCGGCCCGCACCGAAGGTGAGCTCCGCGGTCGTCGCCCTGCGTACGCGGCCGCGGCCGGCGTTCGCGCCGCTGCAGCGGACCGCATTCCTGCGGTTCGTGAGCGATGTCTTCCGCCACCGCCGCAAGCAGCTCCGCGGCGCGCTCGGTCACGAGGCCGGCGTCGCGCCGGACCGCGCCGCCGTGGCGCTGCGCGAGTGCGGGATCGAGCCGCGGCGCCGCGCCGAAGAGCTCACTCTCGAGGAATGGACCGCACTCGCGCGCTCCCTCGGCGTGCCCACCGGTCCGTCGTGA
- the glmU gene encoding bifunctional UDP-N-acetylglucosamine diphosphorylase/glucosamine-1-phosphate N-acetyltransferase GlmU, which translates to MTAGPPGIVLAAGLGTRMRSQTPKVLHLVAGRPLLSHVLDAVRGAGARPVVVLSKESEPARAIVGDGAVVAMQDPPQGTGDAVRVALGAIPDASGEAFIVYGDTPLLRASTLRALAELRAKRGAPLALLSGMVGTSNAYGRVVRDAGGDVARVVEARLATAEEKRLPESNLGAYAVDLAWLRKAVPRLRANETGEIFLTDLVALAAAEGARVAAHCTEDSDEGMGVNTRVELAAAEDAVRRRIRERHMLGGVTFHDPGSSLVDADVEIAPDVVVERGSVLEGRTRIGTGTRIGPYTIVRDSTIGEGCRVEASMIEGATLEDGVRIGPYSHLRPGAYLEKGVEMGNFGEVKNSRLGKGTKMHHFSYVGDAQVGERVNVSAGVITLNFDGVRKHRTEIGDDAFIGSDSLLRAPIKVGARSQTGAGSVVTKDVPDDMLAVGVPARIRKKTERKDKAT; encoded by the coding sequence GTGACCGCGGGACCGCCGGGCATCGTGCTCGCGGCTGGTCTGGGCACGCGGATGCGCTCTCAGACCCCGAAGGTCCTGCATCTCGTGGCCGGGAGGCCCCTGCTCTCGCACGTCCTCGATGCCGTTCGGGGCGCCGGGGCGCGCCCGGTCGTGGTGCTGTCCAAGGAGAGCGAGCCCGCACGAGCCATCGTCGGCGACGGCGCGGTCGTCGCGATGCAGGATCCGCCCCAGGGCACGGGGGACGCGGTGCGCGTCGCGCTCGGCGCGATCCCGGACGCCTCGGGCGAGGCGTTCATCGTCTATGGGGACACGCCGCTGCTGCGGGCGAGCACGCTGCGCGCGCTGGCCGAGCTTCGCGCGAAGCGCGGCGCGCCACTCGCGCTCCTCTCGGGAATGGTCGGCACGTCGAACGCGTACGGGCGCGTCGTTCGCGATGCCGGCGGCGACGTCGCGCGTGTCGTCGAGGCGCGTCTCGCGACCGCCGAGGAGAAGCGGCTCCCGGAATCAAACCTGGGCGCATACGCGGTCGATCTCGCGTGGCTGCGCAAAGCGGTGCCGCGCCTGCGCGCGAACGAGACCGGCGAGATCTTTCTCACCGACCTCGTCGCGCTCGCCGCCGCGGAGGGCGCGCGCGTCGCGGCCCACTGCACTGAGGACTCCGACGAGGGCATGGGCGTGAACACGCGCGTCGAGCTCGCGGCCGCCGAGGACGCCGTGCGACGCCGGATCCGCGAACGGCACATGCTCGGCGGCGTGACGTTCCACGATCCCGGCTCGTCGCTCGTCGACGCGGACGTTGAGATCGCGCCCGACGTCGTCGTCGAGCGGGGCTCCGTCCTCGAAGGGCGGACACGCATCGGCACCGGCACGCGCATCGGCCCGTACACGATCGTCCGCGACTCTACGATCGGAGAAGGCTGCCGCGTGGAGGCGTCGATGATCGAGGGCGCGACCCTGGAGGACGGGGTGCGCATCGGTCCGTACTCGCATCTCCGGCCCGGCGCGTATCTCGAGAAGGGCGTCGAGATGGGGAACTTCGGCGAGGTGAAGAACTCGCGCCTCGGCAAAGGCACGAAGATGCATCACTTCTCGTACGTCGGCGACGCGCAGGTGGGCGAGCGCGTGAACGTCAGCGCGGGCGTCATCACCCTGAATTTCGACGGCGTGCGCAAGCACCGCACAGAGATCGGCGACGACGCGTTCATCGGATCGGACTCGCTGCTGCGCGCACCGATCAAGGTCGGCGCGCGCAGCCAGACCGGCGCGGGCTCGGTGGTGACGAAGGACGTGCCGGACGACATGCTCGCCGTCGGCGTTCCTGCGCGCATCCGCAAGAAGACCGAGCGCAAGGACAAGGCGACCTGA
- a CDS encoding hemolysin family protein: MDSPAWQLLLLELALVVVLAVLSASEAAINIARRPGVIDELTLRGRRGQRAGAIGRRAGYYLAAIQVAEFLIVFTYAGIAAAFIAPRLSALLAFFLRIDTTAVFTDVSAVAVTVAVLSLIAVLFGLFVPRAIAARHAQGTLLLLAFPLELITWLTRPIVTVLFRVTQVIVRPFGGTAPQPGVVTEDQIRALIETGQAQGVLERTEQEMISSIFEMGEKTVAEVMVPRTDIVGLDVETSPQELLDRITTVGHSRIPVYEGSADNIIGILYVKDVFRRIARGDRQLALRQFLRPAVFVPETKKVDALLREMQKDKVHIAIVVDEYGGTAGLVTIEDLVEEIVGEIRDEYDVEHELVLPVSETEALMDARIPFEDVRETFGLEVEPTEAYDTLGGFVTAQLGRFPRQGESFEAAGARFIVETIEGKRIRRVRVTRLQPSPEPA; this comes from the coding sequence ATGGATTCGCCCGCCTGGCAGCTGCTCCTCCTCGAGCTCGCGCTGGTCGTCGTGCTCGCGGTGCTCTCCGCGAGCGAAGCGGCGATCAACATCGCGCGGCGGCCCGGCGTGATCGATGAGCTCACCCTCCGCGGTCGCCGCGGGCAGCGTGCCGGTGCGATCGGACGCCGCGCCGGCTACTACCTCGCGGCGATCCAGGTCGCCGAGTTCCTCATCGTCTTCACCTACGCCGGCATCGCGGCCGCGTTCATCGCCCCGCGGCTGTCGGCGCTGCTCGCGTTCTTCCTGCGCATCGACACGACCGCCGTCTTCACCGACGTCAGCGCGGTCGCCGTCACCGTCGCGGTGCTCTCGCTCATCGCGGTGCTCTTCGGCCTCTTCGTCCCGCGCGCGATCGCCGCGCGTCACGCGCAGGGAACGCTCCTGCTACTCGCGTTCCCGCTCGAGCTCATCACCTGGCTCACGCGCCCGATCGTGACCGTGCTGTTCCGCGTGACGCAGGTCATCGTCCGACCGTTCGGCGGTACCGCGCCGCAGCCCGGCGTGGTGACGGAGGACCAGATCCGCGCGCTCATCGAGACCGGCCAGGCACAGGGCGTCCTCGAGCGCACGGAGCAGGAGATGATCAGCTCGATCTTCGAGATGGGCGAGAAGACGGTGGCGGAGGTGATGGTCCCGCGCACCGACATCGTCGGTCTCGACGTCGAGACATCGCCGCAGGAGCTCCTCGATCGCATCACGACGGTCGGCCACTCGCGCATTCCGGTGTATGAAGGGTCGGCCGACAACATCATCGGGATCCTGTATGTGAAGGACGTCTTCCGCCGCATCGCGCGCGGCGACCGTCAGCTCGCGCTACGCCAGTTCCTGCGGCCGGCCGTGTTCGTCCCCGAGACGAAGAAGGTGGACGCGCTGCTTCGAGAGATGCAGAAGGACAAGGTCCATATCGCGATCGTCGTCGACGAGTACGGCGGCACAGCCGGCCTGGTCACGATCGAGGACCTCGTCGAAGAGATCGTCGGCGAGATCCGCGACGAATACGATGTTGAGCACGAGCTCGTTCTCCCCGTGTCTGAGACCGAGGCGCTGATGGACGCGCGCATCCCGTTCGAGGACGTGCGCGAGACATTCGGGCTCGAGGTCGAGCCGACCGAGGCCTACGACACGCTCGGCGGTTTCGTCACCGCACAGCTCGGGCGCTTCCCGCGCCAGGGCGAATCGTTCGAGGCCGCCGGCGCGCGCTTCATCGTGGAGACCATCGAAGGAAAGCGCATCCGCCGCGTCCGCGTCACGCGGCTCCAGCCGAGCCCGGAGCCGGCTTGA
- a CDS encoding KGG domain-containing protein: MDDKRGDMTVRQAGQKGGTSTAGKHGASFYREIGKRGGQARKGQLGTEGYAKLGRKGGEARKTQLGSKGYADLGRKGGEARKTQLGSEGYAQLGRKGGRRVAELIRRGKQPTNGEKTGDRR; this comes from the coding sequence ATGGACGACAAACGCGGAGACATGACCGTGCGCCAGGCCGGCCAAAAGGGCGGGACCTCGACGGCCGGCAAGCACGGGGCGTCCTTCTACCGGGAGATCGGCAAGCGCGGCGGTCAGGCGCGTAAGGGCCAGCTCGGCACCGAGGGCTACGCGAAGCTCGGGCGCAAGGGCGGCGAAGCGCGCAAGACGCAGCTCGGATCGAAGGGCTACGCGGACCTCGGACGAAAGGGCGGCGAGGCGCGCAAGACGCAGCTCGGCAGCGAGGGTTACGCGCAGCTCGGGCGCAAGGGCGGCCGTCGCGTGGCCGAGCTCATCCGGCGTGGAAAACAGCCCACGAACGGCGAGAAGACCGGCGACCGCCGCTAG
- the recO gene encoding DNA repair protein RecO — MASRTYRAEAIVLRTVDFGEADRILVLFSRHFGKLHVVAKGIRRATSRMAGHAEPLTHATYQLARGRELDVLTGAETRAVYPSLRDDLMRIAAGWYVVELTDRFTLEHEPSAPLFDLLETALRHLDAGHPPGLVCRWFDLHLLDRSGFRPELYQCVSCRDALQERQNAWSAAAGGALCASCAMRLSGQLALTVRALKSLRYLLQSDFAGAAQLRVDATLASELEHHMRFFVQHVIDREITAARLLDEIRALPPLPSPAAS; from the coding sequence ATGGCGTCGCGCACGTATCGCGCCGAGGCGATCGTCCTTCGGACGGTCGATTTCGGAGAGGCCGACCGCATTCTCGTGCTCTTCAGCCGCCACTTCGGGAAGCTCCACGTCGTTGCCAAGGGCATCCGACGTGCGACGAGCCGCATGGCGGGGCACGCGGAGCCGCTGACGCATGCCACCTATCAGCTCGCTCGCGGTCGCGAACTCGACGTGCTCACCGGTGCGGAGACGCGCGCGGTGTACCCGAGCCTCCGCGACGACCTCATGCGCATCGCCGCGGGCTGGTACGTCGTTGAGCTGACCGACCGCTTCACTCTCGAGCACGAGCCGTCGGCGCCGCTCTTCGATCTGCTGGAAACGGCCCTGCGGCACCTGGACGCGGGCCACCCACCGGGCCTGGTGTGCCGGTGGTTCGACCTCCACCTGCTCGATCGCTCCGGTTTCAGGCCCGAGCTGTATCAGTGCGTCTCGTGCCGCGACGCGCTGCAGGAACGCCAGAACGCCTGGAGCGCGGCCGCGGGTGGCGCGCTGTGCGCGTCGTGCGCGATGAGACTGAGCGGCCAGCTCGCGCTCACCGTGCGTGCTCTCAAGTCGCTGCGCTATCTGCTGCAGAGCGACTTCGCCGGTGCCGCGCAGCTCCGCGTCGACGCGACGCTCGCGAGCGAGCTCGAGCACCACATGCGCTTCTTCGTGCAGCACGTCATCGACCGCGAGATCACCGCGGCGCGCCTGCTCGACGAGATCCGCGCGCTGCCACCGCTCCCGAGCCCAGCGGCCTCGTGA
- a CDS encoding UTP--glucose-1-phosphate uridylyltransferase, with amino-acid sequence MTREHETGAPAVKPVRYGVIPAAGLGTRFLPISRAVPKELIPIVDTPVIEIVVTEMTESGIERVVLVVGPGKEWIEAYFKPNPRIEARLAADMRTEDLELLKRAERLAQVKSVLQAEPKGNGHAVLQARGLVGEQPFAMLWGDDIMLGEQPALMQLIKARERLGGGSVIGCIRVGKKDISRYGVVAGTEVDDETLRVISIVEKPAPQDAPSDLAAVHGYVLEPDIFDVLAKQPPGRAGEVWLTDAVAELARQGAPVWAVELKGQRYDCGDKIGYVNAFVDAALGRNDTGSAVRAHLEGLGWKAPRGR; translated from the coding sequence ATGACACGCGAGCACGAGACGGGTGCGCCGGCGGTGAAGCCGGTGAGATACGGCGTCATCCCAGCGGCCGGACTCGGCACCCGCTTCCTGCCGATCAGCCGCGCCGTGCCGAAGGAGCTCATCCCGATCGTCGATACACCGGTGATCGAGATCGTCGTGACGGAGATGACCGAGTCGGGCATCGAGCGTGTCGTACTCGTCGTCGGACCGGGCAAGGAGTGGATCGAGGCGTACTTCAAACCGAATCCGCGCATCGAAGCGCGGCTCGCGGCCGACATGCGCACCGAGGACCTCGAGCTTCTGAAGCGCGCCGAGCGCCTCGCGCAGGTGAAGTCCGTCCTCCAGGCCGAGCCGAAGGGGAACGGGCACGCCGTGCTCCAGGCGCGCGGTCTCGTCGGCGAGCAGCCGTTCGCGATGCTCTGGGGCGACGACATCATGCTCGGCGAGCAGCCGGCGCTGATGCAGCTCATCAAAGCCCGCGAGCGCCTGGGTGGTGGGAGCGTGATCGGCTGCATTCGAGTGGGGAAGAAGGACATCAGCCGCTACGGCGTCGTCGCAGGCACCGAGGTCGACGACGAGACCCTGCGGGTCATCAGCATCGTGGAAAAGCCGGCGCCCCAGGATGCCCCCAGCGACCTCGCGGCGGTCCACGGGTACGTGCTCGAGCCGGACATCTTCGACGTCCTGGCCAAGCAGCCGCCCGGTCGGGCCGGAGAGGTCTGGCTCACCGACGCCGTCGCCGAGCTCGCTCGTCAGGGCGCTCCGGTCTGGGCCGTCGAGCTGAAGGGCCAGCGCTACGACTGCGGCGACAAGATCGGCTACGTGAACGCGTTCGTCGACGCCGCGCTCGGCCGGAACGACACCGGATCCGCTGTTCGCGCCCATCTGGAGGGCCTCGGCTGGAAGGCGCCCCGCGGACGCTAA
- the cdd gene encoding cytidine deaminase — protein sequence MTEIGPGDEELIRVASLARQRAHAPYSKYKVGAAIRTPRNRVHSGANVENASYGLTVCAERTAAFAAVNAGDTAFDSIAIVIDDERLPTPCGACRQVLAEFSPDMRVILATTGGKRKVTTLRELLPDPFLPENLR from the coding sequence TTGACCGAGATCGGACCGGGCGACGAGGAGCTGATCCGCGTCGCCTCGCTCGCGCGGCAGCGCGCGCACGCGCCCTACTCGAAGTACAAGGTCGGCGCGGCCATCCGGACCCCGCGCAACAGGGTGCACAGCGGCGCGAACGTCGAGAACGCCTCGTACGGCCTGACCGTTTGCGCGGAACGGACCGCTGCGTTCGCCGCGGTGAACGCCGGCGACACGGCGTTCGATTCGATCGCGATCGTCATCGACGACGAACGTCTCCCCACGCCGTGCGGCGCCTGCCGCCAGGTGCTCGCGGAGTTCTCGCCGGACATGCGCGTGATCCTCGCCACGACAGGTGGGAAGCGAAAGGTCACGACGCTGAGGGAACTGCTTCCGGATCCATTCCTGCCCGAGAACCTGCGCTAG
- a CDS encoding PH domain-containing protein, with product MSDRERRGDARSTWIAFSVPGDLVLEPNERVLVATRPLFLWEPLVLLLILLVVGALYATGQANSALAGSLVIAALVLLVWIVVRWIPWSRKWFVLTDRRVIATWGVLNRNQAALLLDRIQDASLTRPFPLRIIRGFGVLHLESAGEHAEERISGGLRELAMTNATAFYRALTDAQTPG from the coding sequence ATGTCGGATCGCGAACGCCGGGGAGACGCGCGCTCGACGTGGATAGCCTTCTCTGTTCCCGGCGATCTCGTCCTCGAGCCGAACGAGCGTGTCCTCGTCGCCACACGGCCGCTCTTTCTCTGGGAGCCGCTCGTGCTGCTGCTGATCCTGTTGGTGGTGGGCGCGCTGTACGCGACCGGCCAGGCGAACAGCGCGCTCGCCGGCTCGCTCGTCATCGCCGCGCTCGTCCTGCTCGTGTGGATCGTCGTGCGCTGGATCCCGTGGAGCCGCAAATGGTTCGTCCTCACCGATCGGCGCGTGATCGCGACCTGGGGCGTGCTCAACCGCAACCAGGCGGCGCTGCTGCTCGACCGCATCCAGGACGCGAGCCTCACGCGGCCATTCCCGCTGCGGATCATCCGCGGGTTCGGGGTTCTGCACCTCGAGTCCGCCGGAGAGCACGCCGAGGAGCGCATCAGCGGAGGTCTGCGCGAGCTCGCGATGACGAACGCGACCGCCTTCTACCGCGCGCTCACCGACGCGCAGACGCCAGGCTGA
- a CDS encoding choice-of-anchor J domain-containing protein — protein FARQQAGGDDLINAFMAHGIDTPADLDAVLRARGQRSLEDLFADFAAANAFIGSSAEARYSYPNGIAFRTPAGPTDQDRVTLGNTVSSSTHEYAARYLELPRAVMKIHFDGARQTKLLPTDPHSGKAMWWSDRADGLDSTLTRTVDLRGATRPTLSYWTWYEIEKDYDYAYVAVSTDGGARWTTLQAPATTTDDPNGTNLGNGYTDLSGGGRAPVWIQQEVDLTPYAGKEIQVRFEYVTDGALNLHGMAIDDIAITGVLNDDAESDNGWKAEGFVRSTNVVAQRFLVQVLRFTANGTTVDRRSVDAGTLDLDLDTSTDRRAPLLAVTGFAVRTTQAVPFSVAAERR, from the coding sequence TTCGCGCGCCAGCAGGCGGGCGGCGACGATCTCATCAACGCGTTCATGGCGCACGGCATCGACACCCCGGCCGATCTCGACGCGGTGCTTCGCGCGCGTGGGCAGCGGAGCCTCGAGGATCTGTTCGCCGACTTTGCCGCCGCGAACGCGTTCATCGGATCGTCGGCGGAAGCTCGGTACAGCTATCCGAACGGCATCGCGTTCCGTACTCCCGCCGGCCCGACCGATCAGGATCGCGTGACGCTTGGCAACACCGTGTCTTCGAGCACGCACGAGTACGCGGCGCGCTACCTCGAGCTCCCGCGAGCGGTGATGAAGATCCACTTCGATGGAGCGCGTCAGACCAAGCTCCTGCCGACCGATCCGCACTCCGGCAAGGCGATGTGGTGGTCCGATCGCGCGGATGGGCTCGACAGCACGCTCACGCGGACCGTCGACCTGCGGGGTGCCACGCGACCGACCCTGTCGTACTGGACCTGGTACGAGATCGAGAAGGACTACGACTACGCGTACGTCGCGGTCTCCACCGACGGGGGCGCGCGCTGGACGACTCTTCAAGCGCCCGCGACCACGACGGATGATCCGAACGGCACCAACCTGGGCAACGGCTACACCGATCTCTCGGGTGGGGGCAGGGCCCCGGTCTGGATCCAGCAGGAGGTCGATCTCACGCCGTACGCGGGTAAGGAGATCCAGGTCCGCTTCGAGTACGTGACCGACGGCGCGCTGAACCTTCACGGTATGGCGATCGACGACATCGCGATCACCGGGGTCCTGAACGACGACGCCGAGAGCGACAACGGCTGGAAGGCCGAGGGCTTCGTCCGCTCGACGAACGTCGTCGCCCAGCGTTTCCTCGTGCAGGTCCTGCGCTTCACGGCGAACGGGACGACCGTCGACAGGCGCAGCGTCGACGCCGGAACGCTCGACCTCGATCTCGACACCTCGACTGACCGGCGTGCCCCGCTTCTCGCCGTGACCGGGTTCGCCGTTCGGACGACGCAGGCCGTCCCGTTCAGCGTCGCGGCCGAGCGCCGATGA
- a CDS encoding polyprenyl synthetase family protein, translated as MQSSQALLEARVASIDEEIRSLLTQPEPALQPFYGMMLYHLGLDAARPRGGKRLRPLLCLLVFEALAGVPPRVLPAAAAIELLHNFTLIHDDIEDQDPARHHRPTVWSVWGVPQAINAGDGMYAVSRLAVQRLRELGFPAERILDFASLMDQTCVRVCEGQFLDISFESRTDVTADRYRVMAARKTGALFGASAQSAAMLASDDPTVREQLARFGEEFGQAFQAHDDLLGIWASTERTGKIEMNDLVKRKKTLPVVLAFERASPRVRAQLDELFAPQAPLPAENVDRIRAILDDLGVRAMLEREIEAHRGRALHLLHGVAAGGGPPLRLLEHLVASATGAADEPAAAGTLSA; from the coding sequence ATGCAGTCGTCACAGGCGCTTCTCGAGGCACGCGTCGCCTCCATCGATGAGGAGATCCGCTCGCTCCTGACGCAGCCCGAGCCGGCGCTACAGCCCTTCTACGGGATGATGCTGTACCACCTCGGCCTCGACGCGGCACGGCCGCGCGGGGGAAAGCGCCTCCGGCCGCTCCTGTGTTTGCTGGTGTTCGAAGCCCTTGCGGGCGTGCCGCCGCGCGTGCTGCCCGCGGCCGCGGCGATCGAGCTGTTGCACAACTTCACGCTCATCCACGACGACATCGAGGACCAGGATCCGGCCCGTCATCACCGGCCCACGGTCTGGTCGGTGTGGGGCGTCCCGCAGGCGATCAACGCCGGCGACGGCATGTACGCCGTCTCGCGGCTCGCCGTGCAGCGTCTGCGGGAGCTCGGATTCCCGGCGGAAAGGATCCTGGACTTCGCGAGCCTGATGGATCAGACCTGCGTCCGGGTGTGCGAGGGCCAGTTCCTCGACATCAGCTTCGAATCTCGCACCGACGTCACCGCGGACCGCTACCGCGTGATGGCCGCGCGCAAGACCGGCGCGCTGTTCGGCGCGTCGGCACAGAGTGCCGCGATGCTCGCGAGCGACGACCCCACGGTGCGCGAGCAGCTCGCGCGCTTCGGCGAGGAGTTCGGTCAGGCGTTCCAGGCCCATGACGACCTGCTCGGCATCTGGGCGTCGACCGAGCGGACCGGGAAGATCGAGATGAACGACCTCGTGAAGCGCAAGAAGACGCTGCCGGTCGTGCTGGCGTTCGAGCGCGCGTCGCCGCGCGTGCGCGCGCAGCTCGACGAGCTGTTCGCGCCGCAGGCCCCGCTTCCGGCGGAGAACGTGGACCGGATCCGCGCGATCCTCGACGACCTCGGTGTGCGGGCGATGCTCGAGCGAGAGATCGAAGCGCATCGCGGCCGCGCGCTGCACCTCCTGCACGGCGTTGCGGCCGGCGGAGGGCCACCACTGCGTCTGCTCGAACATCTCGTCGCGAGCGCGACCGGCGCGGCGGACGAACCGGCGGCGGCGGGAACGCTCTCCGCCTAA